In Buchnera aphidicola (Floraphis choui), the genomic stretch ATTAGATAATATATATTATTTGCCTACAAAAGGAAGATTTAAAATTTATTTAATAGATGAAATTCATATGCTTTCTAAACATAGTTTTAATTCACTTTTAAAAATAATTGAAGAACCACCACAACATGTTAAATTTATTTTAGCGACTACAAATTTAGAAAAAGTCCCAAAAACCATTTTATCACGTTGTTTACATTTTCAACTAAAATCAATTAGCGCAAACGAAATTCTAAAACGAGTCAAATACATATTATCTCAAGAAAATATATTATTTGAACACGAAGCAATAAAATTATTATCTATAGAATCTGAAGGTAGTTTAAGAGACGCATTGAATTTAACAGAACAAGCTATTTCTATGGGAAATGAAAAAGTTTCGACTAAAATTGTAAAAAATATGTTAGGAAAGCTAGATAATCATCAAATATTTACAATAGTTTTAGCTTTATTAAAAAAAGATTCTAAAAAAATACTATTATTACTGGAATATATAAATAAAATTGATGTTGATTGGGAATATATATTGATAGAAATTCTCAAATCATTATATCAAATAGCTATGTTAAAAATTTTTCCTAAAATAAACAATGACCATTTTTTTTGTAATAATCAAGAAGAAAATGAAAAAATGTATCAAATCTCAAAAATAGCTAAATATACTGATATTCAACTATATTATCAAACTATATTAATGGGTAAAAAAGAACTAAATATAGCTCCAAACCATCAAATTGGAGTAGAAATGACTTTATTACGCGCATTAAATTTACATACAACTCCAATAAAAGTTAATATTATCTAAAAAATAATTAAAATTACAATAATAGTATCAATATAAAAATTTTACTAATTAAATTAACACGGAAAATACAATGTTTTCTAAAACTAGATTGAACGATTTAATGCAACAAGCACAAGATATACAAAATAAAATGAAAAAAGTGCAAAAAGAAGTATCTAATATAGAAGTTATAGGAGAATCTGGGGCTGGAATTGTAAAAGTTACATTACTCGGATCGAGAAATTGTAAAAAAATTGAAATAGATCCTACTTTAATAGTTAAAAACGAAAAAGAAATATTAGAAGATCTAATAGTAGCAGCTTTTAACGATGCAACAAGACGTATATTAGAATTGCAAAAGCAAAAAATGTCTTCTATTTCATCTGATATTCCATTTTCTAACGACCTAAATATCTCTTTTTAAAAATAAATACTTAAAAGTATGTAATTATTATATTAAAAGTTAAACTTTTAATTTAAAAATAAAATTTTATAATATAATCGTACATTTAATATATAAAAAACTATATAAATATATTAAAAAATATTATTATATTTAATATAGATAATTTTATCATTTATGTTTAGAATATAATTAAATAATATTTATATTAAATACGCTTTAAATTTTACTAATTTTATCAAACATCCTTATTATGAGAATATTCCATGGATTCTAATAAAAAAGAAATACATGAGTTTCAATCAGAAACAAATGAAATATTACATTTAATGATTCACTCCCTATATTCTAATAAAGAAATATTTTTAAGAGAACTAATTTCTAATGCTTCTGATGCTATTGATAAACTAAAATTTAAATCAATATCTTTACCAGAACTGTATGAAAAAGATACCAATATGCATATTAGAATTCATATAGACAAAAAAAATGGTATCTTAACAATTAGTGACAATGGTATTGGAATGACATATCAAGAAATAATTAGTAATTTAGGAACTATAGCAAAATCTGGAACAAAAGAATTTCTAAAATCTTGTAACAAATCTATTCAAAACAAAAATGACTTAATTGGACAATTTGGAGTGGGGTTTTATTCAGCTTTTATTGTATCTAAAAAAATAATAGTAAAAAGTAGATTTGGGGGTTTAAAAAGCAATGAAGGTGTATTGTGGGAATCTGAAGGAAAAGGACAATATGAAATAAGCAAAATTAATAAAAAAAGTAGAGGGACAAAAGTAATCCTATACTTAAAACCAGAAGAAAAACTATTTTTAGAATCATGGACTATACGAAATATCGTTAATAAATATTCTAATCATATCTCAAATCCAATAGAAATAAACGTATTCGACGAAAAAACAAAAACTAATAAATGGGAAAAGATCAACCAAGCTCAAGCGCTATGGACCTTAAACAAATCTGAAATTAAAGATGAAGATTACAAAGCTTTCTATAAGCAACTTTGCAATGATCCTAATGATCCTATCATATGGACTCATAATAAAGTAGAAGGTATTCAAGAATATACAATCTTATTATTTATTCCATCAAAATCAGATTGGGATATTTGGAATAGAGAGAATAAACATGGTTTGAAATTGTATATAAAACGAATATATATCATGGATGATGCTGAACAATTTTTACCAAATTATCTTCGATTTATAAAAGGGGTTATTGATTCAAATAATTTACCATTAAATGTATCTCGAGAAATATTACAAAATCACGAAATTATAAAAAGTTTAAAAAAAACACTTACTAAAAGAGTACTAAAATTACTGAATAACTTATCTAAAAACGTTGATTCATACAAATTATTTTGGTCTCAATTTGGACTAGTATTAAAAGAAGGCCCAGCTGAAGATCCAGAAAACAAAGACACTATTGCTAATCTTCTACGATTTCATTCAATGAAACAAAATTCTTTAGAAAAAATGATATCCTTGAAAGATTATGTTAACAATATGAATAATGCACAAGAAAAAATTTACTTTATTACAGCAGACAGCTATTCTTCTGCTATAAATAGTCCTCACTTAGAATTGTTTAGAGAAACAAACATCGACGTATTATTATTGACTGATAAGATAGACGAATGGATGATGAATTACCTTACTCAATTTGATGGAAAATCATTTCAATCAATTAGTAAACATGATGAATCTATTGAAAAATTAAATAGCAACACTGATAAGTTTCAAAAAAATTCAAACATTGATGATATGAATTCTTTATTAGAAAAAATAAAAAAAGTATTAAAAAATAAAATAAAAGATACTCGCTTCACTTATAAATTAACACATACTCCTGCTATAGTAGTTACAGATTCTAATGATATGACTACACAAATGGCAAAGTTATTTTCTGCTGCTGGGCAATCCGTCCCTGAAATAAAATATATTTTTGAAATTAATCCACATCATCCATTAATAAAAAAAATACATAAAGAAAAAGATGAAAACAAAATTAAAAATTGGATAAAAATATTATTTGATCAATCATTACTAGCAGAAAAAAATACTTTAAATAATCCTAGTAAATTTATAACTAGAATTAATAATTTCTTAATAAATTGCAATTAATTTTAAAAATATAAAAGTAACATTGACTAAAATATATTTATATTATCTGATAGAAAGATATATTTATTTAAACTGAAAGGTATAAGAAACATGCGAATTGTTCTACTTGGAGCACCAGGATCAGGAAAGGGAACACAAGCTGAATTTATTGCAACACAATATCACCTTCCAATAATATCTGTTGGAGAAATACTAAGAAAATCAACAAAAAATGATACTTCAATAAGTAAAACAATCAAAAATACTATGAACAATGGAAAATTGATTTCAGATACAATAATTATAAAATTAGTAAAAAATTATATTTCTCAAACAACTCGAAATCCAGGATTTATACTTGATGGATTTCCAAGAACAATTGCTCAGGCTAAAACAATTGAGAACAAAGAAATAAATGTTGACTATATTTTTGAATTTAAGATACCTTCTCAAATAATTCTAGAACGTATTAAAGGAAGACGAATTGATCCTATTTCAGGAAAAACTTACCATTTAAATACCGAAAATTATTCTAAAAATTTAAATAAAATAGATTTAGCCCGAAGGATTGACGATAGTGAAATAATTATCAAAAAAAGATTAGAAGAATATAAAAAATTTACAATACCCCTTATAAATCACTTTAACAAAACTTTAAATACCAAAAATTTTAAATATTATACTATAAATGGAACTAAAACTATACAAGATATTAACAAAAAGATTAAAAATATCTTAAATAAAGATACAAAACTACAAAACTTATTTTAATTTAAATATAATATTTTTATGCGCTCTATAGGATTTGAACCTATGACCTACGGCTTAGAAGGCCGTTGCTCTATCCAACTGAGCTAAGAGCGCAAAATTTTCTTTAAGTATCTAAAATAAAGAGTAGACTATTGTTAATATTCAGTATTAATTTTTTATTAATATAACATAAAATTCAATATAAATTCTATAAAAATATTGTACCATTAATTTTATTAAAAAAATTATTTATTTTAGAAACTATAAAATATATCAAAAATTAATTGAGTCTATTAAATGTTTAAAAAAATTCTAAATGGAAAAAAAGTTGCTGATGAAATTCAGAAAAAAATAAAAAAACAAATTGATGAAAGACTAATGTTAGGAAAACGACCTCCAGGATTAGCAGTAATATTAATAGGACATCATATAGCATCACAAATTTACGTAAATAAAAAAATAACATCTTGTAAAAAAGTAGGATTTGCTTCAAAAGTGTGGAATTTCTCTAAACATATTCAAGAAGAAAAAATAATAAACCTTATCAAAATATTAAATCAAGATACAAATGTTGATGGAATATTAATACAACTACCTATACCTAAACACATTAATATTAAAAATATATTTAATAGTATTATTCCTAATAAAGACGTAGATGGGTTTCATCCATATAATATAGGCTGTTTATGCCAAAAAAATCCTAGATTGCGTCCTTGTACTCCATTAGGAATTATTACGATGTTAAAATATTATAATATTAATATACAAGGTTTACATGCTGTTATAATAGGAGCTTCGAATACTGTAGGTAGACCAATGAATTTAGAATTATTATTATCTGGATGTACTACTACAGTAACTCATAGATTTACAAAAAATATTAAATGTTTTATTAAACAAGCAGATTTGATAATCATTGCAATAGGAAAAGAAAAATTTTTAAAAGGAGAATGGATTAAACCAGGGGCAATAGTTATTGACGTAGGAATTAATAGATTAAAAGATGGAACAATAGTAGGTGACGTAGATTTTGAATCAGCAATATCATATGCATCATATATAACTCCAGTACCAGGAGGAGTAGGTCCTATGACTGTAGTAACACTATTAAAAAATACTTTAAAAGCTTGTATTGAATATAATAGTTAAATGTAAAATATATAAATATTTTAAAATAACTATAAATTATATATTTTCAATATAACTATTTCAATTTTCTCCAAAAAGTATTATATTTAGAATCTTCTAAAACAATACCTAAATTTAATAAGTTATTTCGTATTTTATCTGCTTTTATCCAATTTTTTATTTTTCGTGCATTATCTCTTTTTTGTATTAAAAGATTGATATTACTAATTTCATCAGAAGAAAATTTATCAATTTTTTGAAAAAAATATTCTGGATCTTGAAATAATATACCTAAAATATTACCTAATTCTCTTAATCTATAAGCTAAAACTATAATTTCATTATTATCATTTCTATCACTACATTTTAATTTTAAAATATTTATTCTATG encodes the following:
- a CDS encoding YbaB/EbfC family nucleoid-associated protein, with product MFSKTRLNDLMQQAQDIQNKMKKVQKEVSNIEVIGESGAGIVKVTLLGSRNCKKIEIDPTLIVKNEKEILEDLIVAAFNDATRRILELQKQKMSSISSDIPFSNDLNISF
- the htpG gene encoding molecular chaperone HtpG; amino-acid sequence: MDSNKKEIHEFQSETNEILHLMIHSLYSNKEIFLRELISNASDAIDKLKFKSISLPELYEKDTNMHIRIHIDKKNGILTISDNGIGMTYQEIISNLGTIAKSGTKEFLKSCNKSIQNKNDLIGQFGVGFYSAFIVSKKIIVKSRFGGLKSNEGVLWESEGKGQYEISKINKKSRGTKVILYLKPEEKLFLESWTIRNIVNKYSNHISNPIEINVFDEKTKTNKWEKINQAQALWTLNKSEIKDEDYKAFYKQLCNDPNDPIIWTHNKVEGIQEYTILLFIPSKSDWDIWNRENKHGLKLYIKRIYIMDDAEQFLPNYLRFIKGVIDSNNLPLNVSREILQNHEIIKSLKKTLTKRVLKLLNNLSKNVDSYKLFWSQFGLVLKEGPAEDPENKDTIANLLRFHSMKQNSLEKMISLKDYVNNMNNAQEKIYFITADSYSSAINSPHLELFRETNIDVLLLTDKIDEWMMNYLTQFDGKSFQSISKHDESIEKLNSNTDKFQKNSNIDDMNSLLEKIKKVLKNKIKDTRFTYKLTHTPAIVVTDSNDMTTQMAKLFSAAGQSVPEIKYIFEINPHHPLIKKIHKEKDENKIKNWIKILFDQSLLAEKNTLNNPSKFITRINNFLINCN
- a CDS encoding nucleoside monophosphate kinase, yielding MRIVLLGAPGSGKGTQAEFIATQYHLPIISVGEILRKSTKNDTSISKTIKNTMNNGKLISDTIIIKLVKNYISQTTRNPGFILDGFPRTIAQAKTIENKEINVDYIFEFKIPSQIILERIKGRRIDPISGKTYHLNTENYSKNLNKIDLARRIDDSEIIIKKRLEEYKKFTIPLINHFNKTLNTKNFKYYTINGTKTIQDINKKIKNILNKDTKLQNLF
- the folD gene encoding bifunctional methylenetetrahydrofolate dehydrogenase/methenyltetrahydrofolate cyclohydrolase FolD; the encoded protein is MFKKILNGKKVADEIQKKIKKQIDERLMLGKRPPGLAVILIGHHIASQIYVNKKITSCKKVGFASKVWNFSKHIQEEKIINLIKILNQDTNVDGILIQLPIPKHINIKNIFNSIIPNKDVDGFHPYNIGCLCQKNPRLRPCTPLGIITMLKYYNINIQGLHAVIIGASNTVGRPMNLELLLSGCTTTVTHRFTKNIKCFIKQADLIIIAIGKEKFLKGEWIKPGAIVIDVGINRLKDGTIVGDVDFESAISYASYITPVPGGVGPMTVVTLLKNTLKACIEYNS
- the dnaX gene encoding DNA polymerase III subunit gamma/tau, with translation MNYQILSNKWRPQKFSEIIGQKYIVIAICNGLKLGRVHHTWLFYGVRGTGKTTIARILAKSLSCKKGITHTPCRICLNCQEIEKGTFIDLFEVDAASRTKVEDMKELLDNIYYLPTKGRFKIYLIDEIHMLSKHSFNSLLKIIEEPPQHVKFILATTNLEKVPKTILSRCLHFQLKSISANEILKRVKYILSQENILFEHEAIKLLSIESEGSLRDALNLTEQAISMGNEKVSTKIVKNMLGKLDNHQIFTIVLALLKKDSKKILLLLEYINKIDVDWEYILIEILKSLYQIAMLKIFPKINNDHFFCNNQEENEKMYQISKIAKYTDIQLYYQTILMGKKELNIAPNHQIGVEMTLLRALNLHTTPIKVNII